From Sporosarcina sp. 6E9, a single genomic window includes:
- the ftsL gene encoding cell division protein FtsL codes for MAIEQRVMVSPQREYETHDLPKQQPKIRRSKKLFSTGEKFLFVLFTAVLVLFASMILHTESQLNDVNREVQALSGKIEETTKQNTELSIQVKEQSTYERVWEKARELGLNLNEKNVKVVPGR; via the coding sequence ATGGCGATAGAGCAAAGAGTGATGGTTTCACCGCAAAGAGAATATGAAACACATGATTTACCAAAACAACAACCGAAAATCAGGCGTAGCAAAAAGCTGTTTTCAACCGGGGAGAAATTCCTTTTTGTGTTATTTACAGCTGTCCTCGTTCTTTTCGCATCAATGATCTTACATACTGAAAGCCAATTAAATGATGTGAACAGAGAAGTACAAGCACTTAGCGGGAAGATCGAGGAAACAACAAAACAGAATACGGAATTGTCCATCCAAGTGAAGGAGCAATCTACCTATGAAAGAGTATGGGAGAAAGCTAGGGAGCTCGGTTTGAATCTAAACGAAAAAAACGTTAAGGTTGTGCCTGGACGATGA
- the rsmH gene encoding 16S rRNA (cytosine(1402)-N(4))-methyltransferase RsmH, with product MFNHTTVLLEEAVDGLNIKEDGIYVDCTLGGAGHSIEIVKRLSEKGRLICFDQDTSAIEVAKERLKDYLTNVTFIHSNFRYLKEELANIGITHVDGILYDLGVSSPQLDTPERGFSYNHDAPLDMRMNMEATLTAYDVINDWSYEDLVRIFFRYGEEKFSKGIARKIEAAREESPIETTAQLAELVKSGIPAATRRTGGHPARRVFQAVRIAVNDELGAAEDSISDAITLLNPGGRVCVITFHSLEDRLCKAIFREASSLPEMPRNLPIIPDGMKPLLKQITRKPIIPDPNEIEENKRARSAKLRIVERN from the coding sequence TTGTTCAATCACACAACGGTATTGCTCGAGGAAGCCGTCGATGGTTTAAATATAAAAGAAGACGGCATATACGTTGACTGCACACTTGGTGGCGCAGGGCATAGTATAGAAATTGTGAAAAGACTTTCAGAAAAAGGTCGTCTCATTTGTTTTGATCAGGACACTTCCGCTATCGAAGTTGCAAAAGAACGACTTAAAGATTATTTAACAAACGTTACTTTTATTCATTCGAATTTTAGGTATTTAAAAGAAGAACTTGCGAACATTGGCATAACCCATGTTGATGGCATTCTCTATGATTTAGGTGTCTCATCACCGCAACTTGATACACCCGAACGTGGATTCAGCTACAATCATGACGCGCCGCTCGACATGCGCATGAATATGGAAGCGACATTGACAGCTTATGACGTGATTAATGATTGGTCTTATGAAGATCTGGTTCGAATCTTTTTCCGCTACGGAGAAGAAAAGTTTTCAAAGGGGATTGCAAGAAAGATTGAGGCGGCCCGTGAAGAATCTCCTATTGAAACAACTGCACAGCTTGCAGAATTGGTGAAGAGTGGAATTCCCGCTGCAACAAGACGTACTGGGGGACATCCAGCAAGAAGAGTGTTTCAAGCAGTACGAATTGCTGTCAACGATGAGTTAGGGGCGGCAGAAGATTCTATCTCCGATGCAATTACATTGCTAAATCCCGGCGGTAGAGTTTGCGTAATCACGTTCCATTCATTAGAGGATCGGTTATGTAAAGCGATTTTTCGCGAAGCATCTTCTTTACCAGAAATGCCGCGTAATCTACCGATAATTCCTGATGGAATGAAACCTTTATTAAAGCAAATTACGAGAAAACCAATTATTCCAGATCCAAATGAAATCGAAGAAAACAAACGTGCCAGATCCGCTAAATTGAGGATTGTCGAAAGAAATTGA
- a CDS encoding ABC transporter permease: MKLLTFELKKVFFSKKFIYLLLLIIIGISALFLRNITFQEYIEKEELREIESQINTAQGKSRIHGLEIEQDPENEKAELLKNITSTMLISLYDLRAANPGDDWKAKLTLQNQALLDTVKYKEEGGDHPFSFKEIEQRLAMNEKLLADDIKPEHPMYSLVLPNFMKHIVDMYINFGAIIILVLMIGEILSGEYENHSINLLFTQPLKKTQIIMSKFWSSVIVYLFTTGVILGIITLIGFIFGEKGAFNYPILIERNTQIDFITISEFLTEGLFVLTVTMVMVIALYLLFGLLFKHTLLTLFVLLGALVGGYVVTSFMTWPAFAWLNPFQYLLPEKTIIVQNGSEWYQGIPVILLLTVVFYIMASLKIKTSKID; the protein is encoded by the coding sequence ATGAAATTACTAACCTTCGAATTAAAAAAGGTTTTCTTTAGTAAAAAATTCATATACCTGTTATTGCTAATTATCATTGGCATCAGCGCTCTTTTTCTGCGTAATATTACATTTCAGGAATATATCGAAAAAGAAGAACTAAGAGAGATAGAATCACAAATCAACACCGCCCAGGGAAAATCGAGAATACATGGATTAGAAATAGAACAAGATCCGGAAAATGAAAAAGCAGAATTACTAAAGAATATTACGTCTACTATGCTTATCTCGCTGTATGACTTAAGGGCGGCGAACCCAGGAGATGATTGGAAAGCAAAACTAACACTTCAAAACCAAGCGCTATTGGATACTGTGAAATACAAAGAAGAAGGCGGCGACCATCCATTCTCTTTTAAGGAGATCGAACAAAGGCTTGCCATGAATGAAAAATTATTGGCGGATGATATTAAACCCGAACATCCAATGTATAGCTTAGTGTTACCGAATTTTATGAAGCATATTGTTGATATGTATATTAACTTTGGGGCAATTATTATTTTGGTCCTCATGATTGGTGAAATCCTTTCGGGGGAGTATGAAAATCATTCCATAAATCTATTATTTACTCAGCCGTTAAAAAAGACGCAGATTATTATGAGTAAGTTTTGGAGTTCTGTCATCGTCTATTTGTTTACGACAGGGGTTATTCTCGGGATAATTACCCTAATTGGATTTATTTTTGGGGAAAAGGGAGCATTTAATTATCCAATTCTCATCGAAAGAAACACTCAAATTGATTTTATAACGATTTCTGAATTTTTAACTGAAGGATTATTTGTTTTGACGGTCACGATGGTCATGGTAATTGCCCTTTATTTATTATTTGGTCTGCTGTTTAAGCATACTTTGTTAACGCTGTTTGTTTTATTGGGTGCGCTGGTTGGGGGCTATGTCGTCACATCGTTCATGACGTGGCCAGCTTTTGCATGGCTTAACCCGTTTCAATACTTGTTACCAGAAAAAACAATTATCGTGCAAAATGGAAGCGAGTGGTATCAAGGGATACCAGTAATTCTTTTATTGACAGTTGTATTTTACATCATGGCTTCGCTAAAAATTAAAACAAGCAAAATTGATTAA
- a CDS encoding ABC transporter ATP-binding protein: MIVQVSNLKKKYKKQTVLKGIDITVESPQIIALVGPNGSGKTTLLNCMTNLLSFNEGNVEILGKKHTDTSLFYELSYLQDNRILYGDLTGYDHLKFICHVQKIPLTKIQEVAERVGMADYIKKRVRNYSLGMKQHLLLSMVIINEPKILLLDEPLNGLDPTSAINMRKILLELYQEGTTIILSSHNLDEIDRLTNTIYFMKDGALLKESLQDLATNYYLITVNDLEKAKEVLEEQKTPFTINDKNQIGFLETDIDLQTFITQLNKSSITIENIENEKVGAEKRYQELFAGEKSV; this comes from the coding sequence ATGATTGTTCAAGTTAGCAATTTAAAAAAAAAATATAAGAAGCAGACGGTGTTAAAAGGAATTGATATAACAGTGGAGTCGCCGCAAATTATCGCGTTAGTCGGCCCCAATGGATCTGGAAAGACGACATTACTCAATTGTATGACAAATCTTCTTTCGTTCAATGAAGGGAACGTCGAAATCCTAGGGAAAAAACATACGGACACATCTCTTTTTTATGAATTGTCCTATTTACAAGACAATCGTATTTTATATGGGGATTTGACCGGCTACGATCACTTGAAATTCATCTGCCATGTCCAAAAAATCCCGTTAACTAAAATTCAGGAAGTCGCCGAACGGGTTGGAATGGCAGATTACATAAAGAAACGAGTTAGAAATTATTCACTCGGCATGAAGCAACATTTATTGCTGTCGATGGTAATTATTAACGAGCCAAAAATATTGCTATTGGATGAGCCATTGAACGGACTAGATCCAACAAGCGCTATAAATATGCGAAAGATTTTGCTGGAGTTATATCAAGAAGGGACGACTATTATTCTATCTTCACATAATCTCGATGAAATTGACCGATTGACAAATACGATTTACTTCATGAAAGATGGTGCACTTCTGAAAGAGTCACTTCAAGACCTAGCGACAAATTACTATTTGATTACCGTAAATGATTTGGAAAAGGCGAAAGAAGTATTGGAAGAACAAAAAACACCTTTTACCATCAATGATAAAAATCAAATAGGTTTTCTCGAAACAGATATTGATCTACAAACATTTATCACGCAGCTCAATAAAAGTTCTATCACTATCGAAAATATTGAGAATGAAAAAGTAGGAGCGGAGAAGCGGTACCAAGAGTTATTTGCAGGGGAGAAATCTGTATGA
- a CDS encoding penicillin-binding protein, whose amino-acid sequence MKKKFRFQWGAFLMFIVYGGLFFLLFGRIVFIQVTGEAEGKVLASMAESKYARESILTADRGKIIDRNGELIASDTLSYRLVAVLDEGLSDSKVTRHVDDPEKAAEVLSKYLPLEKDELVERLTRSEEQIKEGKKKQVEFGSAGRNINHETVLAIREEKVPGIQFIEYQKRFYPNGNFASYLIGFAQEEEDDKGIISTVGKMGLEATYDEQLTGEDGKVNFKSDRFGITLPKADKQIVPAKDGLDIKLTIDKTIQNIVEDAMNEVDKEYSPDKMSVIVANPKTGAILAMSQRPSFDPSTREGLTSNWLNEAVENTIEPGSTMKIFTLAAAIEENKWDPNATFKSGQYTLYDRTIRDHVRGGWGTISFLEGFQRSSNVSMAYLLERLGDREFIKYMEKFGFGAKTGIDLPKESAGVILDRFPSERLTTSYGQGSTVTPMQMMQAVTAIANDGVMMKPYVIDEIYNPNTKKIVESKGPEEKGRPISKETAQKVKEALATTVTSDAGTGKRFALNGYTVGGKTGTAEIPSPNGGYLSGGSNFLYSFIGMAPIEDPQLVTYVLVQHPKLKAGEYGSDPVSKLFTTIMESSLKYLNIVPNDIEDVETNKLDSFVKKDSKKAIEKLKTDGFSPVLIGEGGKVTSQYPENGALLSPESVVLLATEGQTTLPDFTGWSKKTLLSFKMLSGLDIRITGDGFVTEQSHTAGTVPGEDEPIVIHLQRPSEIYKIKPKDAEEMDDIIGG is encoded by the coding sequence ATGAAGAAGAAATTCAGATTCCAATGGGGAGCCTTTCTAATGTTTATCGTTTATGGAGGGCTCTTTTTCTTATTATTTGGAAGGATTGTTTTTATTCAGGTTACTGGTGAAGCAGAAGGCAAAGTCCTGGCTTCAATGGCCGAAAGTAAATATGCTAGGGAATCGATACTTACCGCAGATCGCGGGAAAATTATTGACCGTAACGGCGAGCTGATTGCATCCGATACATTAAGTTATCGGCTTGTAGCGGTATTGGATGAAGGTTTAAGTGATTCAAAGGTAACTCGACATGTTGATGACCCAGAAAAGGCAGCCGAAGTTCTTTCAAAATACCTTCCGCTTGAAAAAGATGAGTTGGTTGAAAGATTGACTAGAAGTGAAGAGCAAATTAAAGAAGGTAAAAAGAAACAAGTCGAATTTGGCAGTGCGGGACGAAATATTAATCATGAAACTGTTTTAGCAATAAGAGAGGAAAAAGTCCCTGGAATACAATTTATCGAATATCAAAAACGATTTTATCCGAATGGGAATTTCGCGTCTTACTTAATCGGTTTTGCCCAAGAGGAAGAAGATGATAAAGGCATCATTTCTACAGTAGGGAAAATGGGACTTGAGGCAACTTACGATGAACAATTGACGGGGGAAGATGGCAAGGTAAACTTCAAGTCTGATAGATTTGGAATTACGCTCCCGAAAGCCGACAAGCAAATTGTGCCGGCTAAAGATGGTCTTGATATTAAACTTACAATCGATAAAACGATTCAAAACATAGTTGAAGATGCAATGAATGAAGTCGATAAAGAATACTCGCCGGATAAAATGTCAGTAATTGTGGCCAATCCGAAAACTGGCGCAATTCTAGCCATGAGCCAGCGGCCATCATTTGATCCTTCAACACGTGAAGGTTTGACGTCGAATTGGCTTAATGAAGCAGTTGAAAATACGATTGAACCAGGATCTACGATGAAAATATTCACTTTGGCCGCAGCGATTGAAGAAAATAAATGGGATCCAAATGCGACCTTTAAATCCGGTCAATATACGCTTTACGATCGTACGATTCGTGATCACGTTCGTGGCGGTTGGGGAACAATTTCTTTTCTTGAAGGATTCCAACGCTCATCGAACGTTTCAATGGCTTATTTATTGGAACGGTTAGGCGACCGCGAATTCATAAAGTATATGGAAAAGTTTGGTTTCGGGGCTAAAACGGGTATTGACTTACCGAAAGAATCTGCAGGCGTAATCCTCGATCGATTTCCTTCCGAAAGGTTAACGACTTCTTACGGGCAAGGGTCAACGGTAACTCCGATGCAAATGATGCAAGCAGTAACGGCTATTGCAAATGACGGAGTGATGATGAAGCCTTATGTGATTGATGAAATATACAATCCGAATACAAAGAAAATTGTCGAGAGTAAAGGGCCCGAAGAAAAAGGCCGGCCAATATCAAAAGAGACAGCCCAAAAAGTGAAAGAAGCTTTAGCGACGACAGTTACATCTGATGCAGGAACGGGAAAAAGATTCGCTTTGAATGGCTATACAGTCGGGGGGAAAACAGGAACTGCTGAAATACCAAGTCCGAATGGCGGTTATTTAAGCGGTGGCTCTAATTTTCTATATTCCTTTATTGGAATGGCGCCGATTGAAGATCCGCAATTAGTCACCTATGTATTAGTGCAACATCCTAAGTTGAAGGCGGGAGAATATGGATCCGATCCTGTATCGAAACTTTTCACTACAATTATGGAAAGTAGTTTAAAGTACTTGAATATTGTTCCGAATGATATTGAAGACGTTGAAACGAATAAACTAGATAGTTTTGTAAAAAAAGATTCTAAAAAAGCGATTGAGAAACTGAAGACAGATGGTTTTTCACCTGTCCTAATCGGTGAGGGCGGAAAAGTGACGAGTCAATATCCAGAAAATGGCGCGCTACTTTCACCTGAATCTGTCGTATTATTAGCAACGGAAGGTCAAACGACATTGCCAGATTTCACGGGATGGTCGAAAAAAACATTGTTATCGTTTAAAATGTTATCAGGCCTAGATATAAGAATAACGGGAGACGGTTTTGTTACCGAACAAAGCCATACAGCGGGAACAGTACCAGGGGAAGATGAACCCATTGTTATCCATTTGCAACGACCATCAGAAATTTATAAAATAAAGCCAAAGGACGCGGAAGAAATGGATGATATTATCGGCGGTTGA
- a CDS encoding penicillin-binding transpeptidase domain-containing protein: MVILKLFQVQIIKHEFLKSKAEENWDLEIPFGGMRGNIIDRNGELIVGNQLAPTLYFMPSQNKDIKDVATTLGRILNTDVAALEEKLSKKTYMVKIAPEGKNISKDQADEIAKLQIAGLYTGVDFVRHYPNKELLSRLLGFTGYDGQGLAGIEYAYDEILQGTGDRIRLYTDAKGVPLPHVDDGFRTGDKGATVELTIDLRIHKVVERELQQAMEKFEATQALAIVMNPKTGELLSVASFPTFHPAEYQKIDPSIYNRNLPVWMTFEPGSTFKIITLAASLEEQLIDLEKGQFHDPGYTMVANARLRCWKREGHGSQTFLEVVENSCNPGFVEMGRRLGGDKLDKYIRDFGFGQTTGSGIAGESKGILFSKEGFGPVEQATTAFGQGISVTPIQQVQAVAAAINGGNLYKPYIVKEIVDANGKSIQKFGPELKKKVISEETSKEVRHALESVVANGSGRNAYTDGLRVGGKTGTAQKVVDGHYKDGEYIVSFIGFAPADDPELLVYVAIDNPKNSVQFGGVIAAPIVGRIIEEIAPVVGITKRENQLEKEYRWGDAITHRVPDLTGMTRETVRNQLYTYRIEWHGNGEKVKHQLPAIDTLITVDDIIHVYTE; this comes from the coding sequence ATGGTTATCCTAAAATTATTTCAAGTTCAAATTATTAAGCATGAATTTCTTAAAAGTAAAGCAGAAGAGAATTGGGATCTTGAAATTCCTTTTGGCGGAATGCGTGGTAACATTATAGATCGAAATGGCGAACTAATTGTCGGGAACCAATTAGCGCCGACGCTTTATTTTATGCCTTCCCAAAATAAAGATATAAAAGATGTTGCCACGACACTGGGGAGGATTTTGAATACGGATGTTGCAGCTCTTGAGGAGAAACTATCAAAGAAAACCTATATGGTTAAAATAGCTCCTGAAGGGAAAAACATTTCGAAGGATCAAGCGGATGAGATTGCCAAACTACAAATTGCGGGTCTGTATACAGGCGTGGATTTTGTTAGGCATTATCCAAACAAAGAGTTGTTATCACGATTACTAGGGTTTACGGGATACGATGGCCAAGGACTGGCAGGAATTGAGTATGCTTATGATGAAATTCTACAAGGTACCGGTGATCGAATTCGATTATATACAGATGCGAAGGGTGTTCCTTTACCACATGTAGATGACGGGTTTAGAACAGGAGATAAAGGTGCTACTGTCGAATTAACCATAGATCTTCGAATTCACAAAGTTGTTGAACGTGAATTGCAACAAGCAATGGAGAAATTTGAAGCGACGCAAGCACTTGCTATCGTGATGAATCCCAAAACTGGCGAATTATTATCTGTAGCATCTTTCCCGACTTTTCATCCAGCAGAATATCAAAAAATAGATCCTAGTATTTATAATCGTAATTTGCCAGTATGGATGACATTTGAACCGGGTTCTACTTTTAAAATAATTACACTTGCTGCTAGTTTAGAAGAGCAATTGATAGACTTAGAAAAAGGACAGTTTCACGACCCTGGTTATACGATGGTTGCCAATGCAAGACTTCGTTGTTGGAAAAGAGAAGGCCATGGCTCCCAAACATTTTTAGAGGTCGTTGAAAACTCATGTAACCCGGGTTTTGTAGAAATGGGCAGACGTTTAGGCGGAGATAAATTAGATAAATACATTCGGGATTTCGGGTTTGGTCAAACTACAGGTTCAGGAATTGCCGGAGAATCCAAAGGTATTTTATTTTCAAAAGAGGGATTTGGACCCGTCGAACAAGCGACAACTGCGTTCGGTCAAGGTATTTCGGTAACGCCGATTCAACAAGTTCAAGCCGTTGCCGCAGCAATTAATGGCGGTAATCTTTATAAGCCGTATATTGTAAAAGAAATTGTAGACGCTAATGGAAAGTCGATTCAAAAATTCGGTCCGGAACTTAAAAAGAAAGTCATCAGCGAAGAAACATCTAAAGAGGTTAGGCATGCATTGGAGTCAGTTGTCGCAAACGGTTCTGGACGTAATGCGTATACAGATGGACTTCGCGTTGGCGGAAAAACAGGTACCGCGCAAAAAGTGGTAGACGGACATTATAAAGACGGCGAATATATCGTTTCCTTTATCGGGTTTGCACCTGCTGATGATCCAGAACTTCTCGTTTATGTCGCCATTGATAATCCAAAAAACTCTGTTCAGTTCGGAGGCGTAATCGCCGCACCGATTGTAGGAAGAATTATCGAAGAAATAGCACCGGTAGTCGGTATTACAAAGCGGGAAAATCAACTTGAAAAAGAATATCGTTGGGGAGATGCAATCACTCATCGGGTGCCGGATCTCACTGGAATGACAAGGGAGACCGTCCGCAACCAACTTTATACGTATCGAATCGAATGGCATGGTAATGGTGAAAAAGTTAAACATCAACTTCCTGCAATCGATACGCTTATCACTGTTGACGATATTATTCACGTTTATACAGAATGA
- the mraZ gene encoding division/cell wall cluster transcriptional repressor MraZ, with protein sequence MFMGEYQHTVDTKGRLIVPSKFREHLGGNFVLTRGLDNCLFGYPMDEWKILEEKLKALPVTKKDARAFTRFFFSGATEVELDKQGRINIPASLRNYAKVEKDCVVIGVSGRIEIWSKPLWDTYYDESEESFNDIAENIIDFDF encoded by the coding sequence ATGTTCATGGGTGAATATCAACACACAGTAGATACAAAAGGTCGCCTAATCGTTCCTTCAAAATTCAGGGAACATTTGGGTGGTAATTTCGTGTTGACTCGTGGCCTAGATAACTGTCTCTTTGGTTATCCTATGGATGAATGGAAAATACTCGAAGAAAAGCTTAAAGCCTTACCTGTAACGAAGAAAGATGCGCGTGCATTTACCCGATTTTTCTTTTCCGGAGCAACAGAAGTTGAATTGGATAAGCAAGGCCGCATTAACATCCCAGCATCACTGCGTAACTATGCGAAAGTCGAAAAAGATTGTGTTGTTATCGGTGTATCCGGTCGTATTGAAATTTGGTCGAAACCACTATGGGATACTTACTATGACGAATCCGAAGAATCTTTCAATGACATTGCAGAAAACATTATCGACTTTGATTTTTAA
- the mraY gene encoding phospho-N-acetylmuramoyl-pentapeptide-transferase, whose product MTLATTLTAMAVAFTISIISGFLIIPALRRMKFGQSIREEGPKAHQKKAGTPTMGGLIFLTSIILSTLILDYIYDDVLTTPTIVLLLILVGFGLIGFLDDFIIVVLKRNLGLTSLQKLIGQIIVAIIAFFLLQMGPFETTVAIPFTAINIDLGIMYIAFLIFWLVGFSNAVNITDGLDGLVAGCSAISFAAFGVLALHYGQEDIATFTFVVSGAMLGFLFFNSKPARVFMGDTGSLALGGALAMISILIKQEVLLLLVGIVYVVETLSVIIQVISFKLTGKRVFKMSPIHHHFELSGWSEWKIVLVFWGVAALAAIVPVLLEVL is encoded by the coding sequence ATGACACTCGCTACTACGTTGACGGCAATGGCTGTCGCATTTACCATATCAATAATATCGGGGTTCTTAATCATACCAGCCCTAAGACGAATGAAGTTTGGTCAAAGCATTCGTGAAGAAGGCCCGAAAGCCCATCAGAAAAAGGCGGGAACGCCGACGATGGGCGGGCTTATTTTCCTAACTTCAATTATCCTATCAACCCTTATACTGGATTACATATACGATGATGTTTTGACGACACCTACAATTGTATTGTTATTAATTCTTGTAGGCTTTGGATTGATTGGATTTTTAGATGATTTCATCATTGTAGTGTTAAAAAGAAACCTTGGTTTAACCTCATTACAGAAGTTGATTGGCCAAATCATCGTTGCGATTATTGCGTTTTTTCTGTTGCAAATGGGTCCGTTTGAAACAACAGTAGCTATTCCGTTTACGGCGATTAATATTGATCTTGGAATTATGTATATTGCATTTCTAATATTTTGGCTCGTTGGTTTTTCCAATGCTGTCAATATTACGGACGGACTTGATGGTCTTGTTGCAGGTTGTTCTGCAATATCCTTCGCGGCGTTTGGTGTACTTGCACTTCATTACGGGCAAGAAGATATAGCTACATTTACATTTGTGGTCTCGGGTGCCATGCTTGGCTTCCTCTTCTTCAACAGCAAGCCTGCCAGAGTGTTTATGGGCGATACTGGTTCATTAGCGCTGGGGGGAGCTCTTGCCATGATTTCAATCCTTATCAAGCAAGAAGTTTTGTTATTATTAGTTGGTATTGTTTACGTCGTTGAAACCTTATCAGTAATAATCCAAGTCATTAGCTTTAAATTGACAGGTAAACGGGTATTTAAAATGAGCCCCATCCATCACCATTTCGAATTATCTGGATGGTCGGAGTGGAAAATTGTCCTTGTATTTTGGGGTGTTGCAGCCTTAGCGGCAATCGTACCTGTACTGTTGGAGGTGTTATAA
- the murD gene encoding UDP-N-acetylmuramoyl-L-alanine--D-glutamate ligase, with translation MKNTMQFKDKKVLILGLAKSGYAVAKLLHSLGADITVNDSSPENGNKEAAELRADDISVICGGHPIGILDEGFSLVIKNPGIPYTNPVVMDAIKREIPVWTEIELAYKISEAQIIGITGSNGKTTTTTLLFHMLSIGKKRPLIAGNIGTVSCSVAEHATPNDVIVLEASSFQLMGTETFRPKIAILTNIYDAHLDYHGTSDAYAEAKAEITNNQLEDDFFIYNEEQEAVREIAMKSRAILIPFSVSEKKEIGISVDETYIYWNGTPFINRSIIKLPGQHNLENILSATAAAILMGCNKDAIEDVLASFTGVKHRMQYVKELQGRKYFNDSKATNTLATKSALAAFDVPTILIAGGLDRGHSFEELRPFMGNVKAVVALGETQKRFAEFASSCGIEQILNAGTMEDAVRLAHALSEVGDVILLSPASASWDQYVSFEVRGDAFIEAVMSL, from the coding sequence ATGAAGAATACAATGCAATTTAAAGATAAAAAAGTACTGATTCTTGGGCTTGCGAAAAGTGGATATGCAGTGGCGAAGTTACTCCATTCATTAGGCGCTGATATCACTGTCAATGACTCTTCCCCTGAGAATGGGAATAAAGAAGCTGCAGAGTTACGAGCTGATGATATTTCAGTTATTTGTGGTGGTCATCCTATAGGGATTTTAGATGAAGGATTTAGTTTAGTCATTAAAAATCCAGGCATACCTTATACCAATCCAGTGGTTATGGACGCAATCAAAAGGGAAATTCCAGTTTGGACGGAAATCGAGCTTGCCTATAAAATTAGCGAAGCGCAAATCATCGGAATAACGGGGTCAAATGGCAAGACAACAACAACAACCTTGCTGTTTCATATGCTTAGCATTGGTAAAAAGCGTCCATTAATTGCGGGGAATATTGGTACAGTATCCTGTTCAGTTGCAGAACATGCAACTCCGAACGATGTCATTGTGCTTGAAGCATCCTCCTTCCAACTTATGGGGACAGAAACATTTAGACCGAAAATAGCGATTTTGACAAATATTTATGATGCGCATCTAGATTATCACGGAACATCGGATGCTTATGCTGAAGCAAAAGCAGAAATCACGAATAATCAGCTTGAAGATGACTTTTTTATATACAATGAGGAACAAGAAGCCGTTCGCGAGATTGCCATGAAATCACGGGCGATATTAATTCCTTTTTCAGTTAGTGAGAAAAAAGAAATCGGTATATCTGTCGATGAAACTTATATATATTGGAACGGGACGCCTTTTATTAACCGTTCTATTATTAAATTGCCAGGGCAGCATAATCTTGAAAATATTTTATCTGCAACAGCAGCCGCAATATTAATGGGTTGTAATAAAGATGCGATTGAAGATGTGTTAGCATCATTTACAGGGGTTAAGCACCGGATGCAGTATGTGAAAGAGTTACAAGGCAGAAAATATTTCAATGACTCTAAAGCTACCAATACATTGGCTACCAAAAGCGCGCTTGCTGCTTTTGACGTGCCGACTATATTGATAGCTGGCGGATTAGACCGGGGTCATTCCTTCGAAGAGTTAAGACCATTTATGGGAAACGTGAAAGCAGTCGTAGCGCTTGGTGAAACTCAGAAACGATTTGCTGAATTTGCATCTTCATGCGGTATTGAACAAATATTAAATGCGGGAACTATGGAAGATGCCGTACGCCTTGCGCATGCCCTTTCCGAAGTTGGAGATGTTATTTTATTATCTCCCGCAAGCGCAAGTTGGGATCAATATGTCAGCTTTGAAGTTCGCGGCGATGCGTTTATAGAGGCAGTCATGTCCCTTTAA